TAGTCGTCGCGCAGCGAGGCATGAGAGGCGTCGAGCAGGGCGCCCAGGCGGGCGACGTCACCCGTCTCCAGCGCGGCGACCGCCGCCAGGACGCGCTCGTTCTCGCCCACGACGTGGCGGACGCGGCGCGCGAGCGGGTCGGGGAGCCCGGCGAGCCGCGGCAGGTCGTCGACGCCGAGCTCGCGGAGCGCCGCCACGCCGAGGAGCACGCAGGCGCGCTCGCACTCGGCCCGGCGCGCGTTGTAGCCGCCCGCGCGATTGCTGTGCGCGACCCCCGAGTCGATCACCACCAGCTCCGCGCCCGCGGGCAGCGGGACGCGCCGGTGCGCCAGGCTCCTGGTGTCGACCAGGAGCGCTGTCCCCTCGGCGCCCAGGCTCGCCGCCATCTGGTCCATCACACCGACGCGCGCGCCCACGAACTCGTTCTCGGCCCGCTGCCCGAGGAGCGCGAGCTCCACGTCGTCGAGCGGCAGGCGAAACGCCGCGCGCAGGGCGCGCAGCACCGCCACCTCGAGCGCGGCGCTGGAGGCGAGACCCGCCCCGATCGGCACGGTGGATGCGAGGCGGAGATCGAAGCCGAGGATCAGCGCGCCGTCGGCCCGGAGCGCCCACGTGAGCCCCTGCACGTAGTCGAGCCAGCCGCGCCCCCGCGCCTCCGCCCCGAGCGCGTACTCCTCGACGCCACCGGCCAGCGTGTCGCTCGCCGCGCGCACGCGCTCGTTGGCGTGCGGCGCGAGCTCGGCCACCGTGCGCTGCGGGATCGGCGTGGGGAGCACGAAGCCCCGGTTGTAGTCCGTGTGCTCGCCGATCAAGTTGACCCGCCCCGGCGCGTCGGCCGTGACGCTCGGGGACCGGCCGAAGAGCGCCGCGAAGCTCACGTCACGTCGGCCGGGTTCCAGTACTCGCGCCAGCGCCGGATGCGGCCGCCCTGCACCTCGGCGACGCTCATCCCCCACCACTCGATGCGTCGCCCGCCGTCGCGGCGCTCGACCGCGATGCGCCACTCGGCGAGCACCATGTCGCCCGCGACCGCGATGTGCGTGAAGTCGAAGGCGAGCGGGCGGGAGAAGACGAAGGACCGGCGCACGAGGTCCGCAAAGGCGGCGCGCCCGCGCAGGGGCTCGGCGTGCAGCGGCGACTGGAAGGTCATGTCCTCGGCCCAGAGCGCGAGGTAGGCGTCCAGGTCGCCCCGCAGCCAGGCGTCGC
The DNA window shown above is from Deltaproteobacteria bacterium and carries:
- a CDS encoding nuclear transport factor 2 family protein codes for the protein MPTRQEATLLFERRRDAWLRGDLDAYLALWAEDMTFQSPLHAEPLRGRAAFADLVRRSFVFSRPLAFDFTHIAVAGDMVLAEWRIAVERRDGGRRIEWWGMSVAEVQGGRIRRWREYWNPADVT
- the galK gene encoding galactokinase — encoded protein: MSFAALFGRSPSVTADAPGRVNLIGEHTDYNRGFVLPTPIPQRTVAELAPHANERVRAASDTLAGGVEEYALGAEARGRGWLDYVQGLTWALRADGALILGFDLRLASTVPIGAGLASSAALEVAVLRALRAAFRLPLDDVELALLGQRAENEFVGARVGVMDQMAASLGAEGTALLVDTRSLAHRRVPLPAGAELVVIDSGVAHSNRAGGYNARRAECERACVLLGVAALRELGVDDLPRLAGLPDPLARRVRHVVGENERVLAAVAALETGDVARLGALLDASHASLRDDYEVSTPEIDLLVEAARAEPDVLGARLTGGGFGGAVVVLTRAGRGATVGARITRRLAGRTERPATVLFSVRS